Proteins encoded in a region of the Isosphaeraceae bacterium EP7 genome:
- a CDS encoding PEP-CTERM sorting domain-containing protein has product MSKLTIALALATGLTLGMNGPATAGSIIQTLETPELSASTFNALFQPIDAAPVLNSTYQFLGSPTTGNVGSQVFKGSGAAEGLYAYAYQLSVNNVNNAAGDPEHLDSVSYQFNATPVGSDFANVGHDVYAYSIKDGSIGSLVAPQASAGDQIRVPNTLAWQPGKVGVIRAAYVDPLTQTQPLGAGATSATFVLLSTQPFTQQFINLQGSNPTSGPYSSVYSATGGPINPVPVPEPSTLMAWAGMGAAALVARRVRKTRASR; this is encoded by the coding sequence ATGAGCAAGCTCACCATCGCGTTGGCCCTGGCTACCGGACTGACCCTCGGCATGAACGGCCCGGCCACCGCCGGCTCGATCATCCAGACGCTCGAGACCCCCGAGCTGTCGGCCTCGACCTTCAACGCCCTGTTCCAGCCGATTGATGCCGCCCCCGTCCTGAACTCGACCTACCAGTTCCTGGGGTCGCCGACCACGGGCAACGTCGGCTCGCAGGTCTTCAAGGGGAGCGGCGCCGCCGAGGGGCTCTACGCCTATGCGTACCAGCTCTCGGTCAACAACGTGAACAACGCGGCGGGCGACCCCGAGCACCTGGACAGCGTTAGCTACCAGTTCAACGCCACCCCGGTCGGCTCGGACTTCGCCAACGTCGGCCACGACGTCTACGCCTACTCGATCAAGGACGGCTCGATCGGCAGCCTGGTCGCCCCCCAGGCCTCCGCCGGCGACCAGATCCGCGTCCCCAACACCCTGGCCTGGCAGCCCGGCAAGGTCGGCGTCATCCGCGCCGCCTATGTTGACCCGCTGACCCAGACCCAGCCCCTGGGCGCCGGTGCCACCAGCGCCACCTTCGTCCTGCTGTCCACCCAGCCGTTCACCCAGCAGTTCATCAACCTCCAGGGCTCCAACCCCACCAGCGGGCCCTACTCCTCGGTCTACTCGGCCACCGGCGGCCCGATCAACCCGGTGCCCGTGCCCGAGCCCTCGACCCTGATGGCCTGGGCCGGCATGGGTGCCGCCGCCCTCGTCGCCCGCCGCGTCCGCAAGACGCGAGCCTCCCGCTAA
- a CDS encoding DUF4214 domain-containing protein — protein sequence MLSTTARATSVAVKAPTAMENKAFIDGLIGTRQIGSPGEAALATALTTQLNRGMPRHQVVLNLLRSTPARRVQVSAEFVRLLGRLPKAAELQTWTARTRDAGDTRPLNLAIFGSREYDKRSGNGTKAGYVTALYRDILKRDPSAAELNSGVSSLRGANARTRLAQRLLTSVEGLTVQINGVQKLMSLRPPGPQANDFLVLSRRGGLTVLTARALASEFTFSQIVHPASPPRADLGTAFNHPPGFPIAPGFDLASRTQELDVPVSFTNVVRTLGVGSDDVPWYGTDSGLSTFDVNSATLTPKWTGGPVDSIAAIGANEAYAVVERVRPLPSILHVLNGATSYLPNLPGSDIPTQVAAGPDGTVWALGQSGGIYAYSAVGQAWTSISTDGYAIKSISVGSADNIWALTASGAGLQYSSATGFQPDSFLKSDVLAIQATFDGAVWAVAGVGTSNYVFMKPSFGVWKLAPAQPPQSDLAYFAAGSMNRAFETGLDVSKAGASLPTYLITIGVADRQPMPFPAYTGSYQTAYLELSQAAKVTLAAGVRGLYNQPGQDWAGLQSDIQNAVVPANVPADIWTSVQSELATELLYVGEVYGRLTLMQTLYTEIQTVNNGALAAAAKIVQLTDEDQQNSIISLIFEDFFEAIAASVSSIGIPAAGATLAAFLSSGFDSALSILEGSNPPNSKNAIPIAYAQLQTTLDTLYVNALNTINTQITNIVTDSGKLAAVGQAIVTKVWPYSNQEMSQQLTATQAVYNEFFYQSLTASKWQIVHTPYGNYVVNPPNLPVPSYAIFAIPDGYQDGMPIEHLYFMNKIGASHDLSSTDLGPFPDSLLFTTIAGLGNSTTTDFWTGANGWSIIPRVEATL from the coding sequence ATGCTCTCGACGACCGCGAGGGCGACATCGGTCGCGGTGAAGGCCCCGACGGCGATGGAAAACAAGGCGTTTATCGATGGGCTGATCGGCACGCGCCAGATCGGCTCGCCGGGCGAGGCGGCGCTGGCGACGGCGCTCACGACGCAATTGAATCGCGGCATGCCTCGCCATCAGGTCGTGCTCAACTTGCTTCGCAGCACGCCCGCGCGGCGCGTGCAGGTGAGCGCCGAATTCGTCCGCCTCCTCGGTCGCCTGCCCAAAGCCGCCGAGTTGCAGACGTGGACGGCGCGCACGCGAGACGCGGGCGATACACGGCCGCTCAATCTCGCGATTTTCGGCTCGCGCGAGTACGACAAGCGCAGCGGCAACGGCACGAAGGCCGGCTACGTGACCGCCTTGTATCGGGATATTCTGAAGCGAGACCCCTCCGCGGCCGAGCTGAATTCCGGCGTGTCGTCGCTTCGCGGCGCGAACGCGCGGACCAGGTTGGCGCAACGCCTGCTCACATCAGTCGAAGGCCTGACGGTACAAATCAACGGTGTTCAGAAGCTGATGTCGTTGAGGCCACCGGGCCCTCAGGCGAACGACTTCCTCGTCTTGTCGCGCCGCGGCGGACTGACCGTGCTGACGGCGAGGGCACTGGCCTCCGAGTTCACGTTCTCGCAGATCGTGCATCCCGCGAGCCCTCCGCGGGCCGACTTGGGGACGGCCTTCAACCACCCGCCGGGATTCCCGATCGCCCCCGGCTTCGACCTGGCGAGCCGGACCCAGGAGCTGGACGTGCCGGTCTCCTTCACGAACGTGGTCCGCACGCTGGGCGTCGGGAGCGATGACGTGCCGTGGTACGGCACGGACAGCGGCCTCTCCACCTTCGACGTCAATTCCGCCACGTTGACGCCGAAGTGGACCGGAGGGCCGGTCGATTCGATTGCCGCGATCGGCGCGAATGAAGCCTACGCGGTGGTGGAGCGGGTGCGGCCGCTCCCGTCGATCCTGCACGTCCTGAACGGGGCCACCTCCTACTTGCCGAACCTGCCGGGTAGCGACATCCCGACTCAGGTGGCGGCGGGCCCGGACGGGACCGTCTGGGCGTTGGGGCAATCGGGCGGCATCTACGCTTACTCGGCCGTCGGGCAAGCCTGGACTTCGATCTCGACCGACGGCTACGCCATCAAGTCGATCAGCGTCGGCTCGGCGGACAACATCTGGGCGCTCACGGCCTCGGGTGCGGGCCTGCAATACAGCAGCGCGACCGGCTTCCAGCCCGACAGCTTCCTGAAGAGCGACGTGCTCGCGATTCAGGCGACGTTCGACGGCGCCGTCTGGGCGGTGGCGGGCGTCGGGACGAGCAATTATGTTTTTATGAAACCTTCGTTCGGCGTCTGGAAATTGGCCCCGGCCCAGCCGCCGCAATCCGACCTCGCCTACTTCGCCGCGGGCTCGATGAATCGTGCGTTCGAGACCGGCCTCGACGTTTCCAAGGCCGGGGCGTCGCTGCCGACGTATCTGATCACGATCGGGGTCGCGGATCGGCAGCCGATGCCATTCCCGGCCTATACCGGCTCCTATCAGACCGCTTATCTGGAGCTTTCCCAGGCCGCGAAAGTCACCCTCGCCGCCGGCGTGCGCGGGCTATACAACCAGCCCGGTCAGGACTGGGCCGGACTCCAGTCCGACATCCAGAATGCCGTCGTGCCGGCGAATGTGCCGGCGGACATCTGGACCTCGGTGCAATCCGAGCTGGCCACCGAATTGCTCTATGTCGGCGAGGTCTACGGTCGGCTCACGTTGATGCAGACGCTCTATACCGAGATCCAGACCGTCAATAACGGCGCCCTCGCCGCCGCGGCCAAGATCGTCCAGCTCACCGACGAGGACCAGCAGAACTCGATCATTTCGCTCATTTTCGAGGATTTCTTCGAAGCGATCGCGGCGAGCGTCTCGTCGATCGGGATCCCCGCGGCGGGAGCAACCCTGGCCGCGTTCCTATCGTCCGGGTTCGACAGCGCGCTCTCGATCCTCGAGGGCAGCAACCCCCCGAATTCCAAGAACGCAATCCCGATCGCCTACGCTCAGCTCCAGACGACGCTTGATACGCTCTACGTGAACGCGTTGAACACGATCAACACGCAAATCACCAACATCGTCACCGACTCCGGCAAGCTCGCCGCGGTCGGCCAGGCGATCGTGACCAAGGTCTGGCCTTACTCCAATCAGGAGATGTCGCAGCAACTGACGGCGACCCAGGCCGTTTACAACGAATTCTTCTATCAATCGCTCACGGCCTCGAAGTGGCAAATCGTGCACACGCCCTACGGCAACTACGTCGTGAATCCGCCGAACCTGCCCGTGCCCAGCTACGCCATATTTGCGATCCCGGATGGGTACCAGGACGGCATGCCCATCGAGCACCTCTATTTCATGAACAAGATCGGGGCTTCGCACGACCTGAGTTCGACCGATCTCGGACCCTTCCCGGATTCGCTGCTGTTCACCACGATCGCCGGCCTCGGAAATTCGACGACGACCGATTTCTGGACGGGTGCGAATGGATGGTCGATCATCCCGCGCGTCGAGGCGACCCTCTGA
- a CDS encoding DUF3365 domain-containing protein — MAGRSQEPARGPGNDPGAVEGKEVRAVTRPTLEEARRQSAVLHTAMHTTLQAVHHRYYREDEGLQIPAATLKEVFADLENEHQVTLRWLVVEGQAMNSDHKARSSFEKDAVAALKAGKKEFERAENGVYRRAGAITLTNLCLKCHVPDRKSTKDRTAGLIISIPIEE, encoded by the coding sequence ATGGCCGGGAGGAGCCAGGAGCCGGCTCGCGGTCCCGGGAACGACCCGGGAGCCGTCGAGGGGAAGGAAGTTCGCGCTGTCACGCGTCCAACGCTGGAGGAAGCCCGCCGTCAATCGGCGGTGCTCCACACGGCCATGCATACGACACTCCAGGCCGTCCATCATCGGTACTACCGGGAGGATGAAGGCCTGCAGATCCCGGCCGCGACGCTGAAGGAGGTGTTCGCGGACCTGGAAAACGAACATCAAGTCACGCTTCGATGGCTTGTCGTCGAGGGACAGGCGATGAACTCCGACCACAAAGCGCGGAGTTCCTTCGAGAAGGACGCCGTCGCGGCGCTGAAGGCGGGGAAGAAGGAGTTCGAACGCGCGGAAAACGGCGTCTATCGGCGCGCAGGCGCGATCACCCTGACAAACCTCTGCCTCAAATGCCATGTGCCGGATCGCAAGAGCACCAAGGATCGGACAGCGGGGCTCATCATCTCCATCCCCATCGAGGAGTAA
- a CDS encoding pyridoxamine 5'-phosphate oxidase family protein: MNTRRFQRPLTSVAELEALIGTPGELVLKKQLAELDGFMATFIEESPFLLLGTFGREGRCDVSPRGDGFGLAKVLDPKTIVIPDRRGNRRADSLRNILETGRVGLLFLIPGRGETLRVNGAACLICDDDVLAPLAADGKVPLVGIAVDVEECYFQCAKAILRSGLWNPRDGDQPSSLPCLAEILVEQTKIEGQTVESLNQLIEDSYANNLY; encoded by the coding sequence ATGAACACCCGACGATTCCAGAGACCGCTGACCTCGGTGGCCGAACTCGAGGCGCTGATCGGCACGCCCGGCGAGTTGGTGTTGAAGAAGCAGCTCGCCGAGCTCGACGGGTTCATGGCCACGTTCATCGAGGAGTCCCCATTCCTGCTGCTGGGGACGTTCGGCCGCGAAGGGCGTTGCGACGTCTCCCCCCGAGGCGACGGTTTCGGGCTCGCGAAGGTGCTGGACCCGAAGACGATCGTCATCCCCGACCGGCGGGGCAATCGCCGCGCCGACAGCCTGCGGAACATCCTGGAGACCGGCCGCGTGGGGCTCCTCTTCCTGATCCCCGGCAGGGGCGAGACCCTGCGAGTCAACGGCGCTGCCTGCCTGATCTGCGATGACGACGTGCTGGCCCCCCTGGCCGCGGACGGGAAGGTCCCGCTCGTCGGGATCGCCGTCGACGTCGAGGAGTGCTACTTCCAGTGCGCCAAGGCCATCCTCCGATCCGGGCTCTGGAACCCCCGAGACGGCGACCAACCCTCCTCGCTCCCCTGCCTCGCCGAGATCCTGGTCGAGCAGACGAAGATCGAAGGTCAGACGGTGGAGTCGCTCAACCAACTCATTGAAGACTCCTACGCGAACAATCTCTACTGA
- a CDS encoding DUF3568 family protein, which translates to MMGREIRRLGVMIALGGFAGSGLAGCRTMGGMAGKGAVQVAGSETETFPVPGVEVEKAAEQAMNDLAMTVKAGPRAEQKGQVHIWGRAKDARTVRVDVAGGAQSSAVTVVIGTYGDPPLSRALLDRIGVRLGTKPPQPIPDQVESEPAGNPFVNRAAVPDAVMLRDQSQATYRDAIVP; encoded by the coding sequence ATGATGGGACGGGAGATTCGACGTTTGGGGGTGATGATCGCCCTGGGGGGCTTCGCGGGCTCGGGCCTGGCGGGGTGCCGGACGATGGGTGGGATGGCGGGGAAGGGGGCGGTGCAGGTCGCCGGCAGCGAGACCGAGACGTTTCCCGTGCCGGGGGTCGAGGTGGAGAAGGCCGCCGAGCAGGCGATGAATGACCTGGCCATGACCGTGAAGGCGGGCCCGCGCGCCGAGCAGAAGGGCCAGGTCCACATCTGGGGACGGGCCAAGGACGCGCGGACGGTTCGGGTGGACGTGGCCGGCGGGGCCCAGTCCAGCGCGGTGACCGTCGTCATCGGCACCTACGGCGATCCGCCCCTCTCGCGCGCCCTGCTCGACCGGATCGGCGTCCGGCTGGGGACCAAGCCCCCCCAGCCGATTCCCGACCAGGTCGAATCCGAGCCCGCCGGCAACCCGTTCGTCAACCGGGCCGCCGTGCCCGACGCCGTCATGCTCCGCGACCAGTCCCAGGCCACTTACCGCGACGCGATCGTGCCCTGA
- a CDS encoding PAS domain S-box protein, producing MEFPTAFEGQGKTDRAIAERRARLGQGLISLGDAVIVTDPLGQIILLNPAAEALTGWADADAKNQPIESVFRIINEVTRLPVRQPVQGVIELGGTHELARLTLLVARDGTEVAIDDSAAPIRGVAGVLDGVVLIFRDISSRRLVEKGLEDARLQGEVVISAVQVSVVVLGSDLRIRSANWAFYDTFSASPEQTVGRTMFEFGDPMKRAEGLRATLREILQGAAEIGETPVERDFEAHGGGVMHLKARGLLRGHGEEQVILLTIEDVTDRRQMQASLEASEMRFRRLFEAAQDGILILDSRTGVITDANPFLLDLLGYSGDDLVGKRLWEIGLLGDVEASKASFLELQEKGYVRYDDIPLATRDGRAVEVEVVSNVYRVGALEIIQCTIRDITARKRADDLLRRAKDEAEEAGRAKDRFLAILSHELRTPLTPVLATIVHLEGRPGLPDDLREDMASIRRNVELEARLIDDLLDLTRIAQGKLILHPEIVDCHATLRAALAVCQVQVDAKKLEVTLALHAENHRAWGDPTRLRQVFWNLIQNATKFTPARGRLRLSTSDLGDGRLAIEVEDNGAGIEAEALGRIFEAFEQADGDVARRYGGLGLGLAIAKQLVDLHGGILVASSPGRDRGSVFRVELETVNDSHEVESQADEAHAAVGGPIASCPSDTPLNLLLVEDNRDTRHAIARLLRSSGFAVRTASGVVSALAAMAVEEFDLLISDIGLTDGSGLDVMRHGRDRFGLRGIAFSGYASDMDERESKEAGFIHHLAKPASLGLLIDLIRLSVPPRPALDGHP from the coding sequence ATGGAATTTCCCACGGCATTCGAGGGGCAGGGAAAGACAGACAGGGCAATCGCCGAGCGTCGGGCGCGTCTCGGCCAGGGGCTCATCAGCCTCGGCGACGCGGTCATCGTCACCGACCCGCTGGGTCAGATCATCCTGCTGAACCCCGCGGCCGAGGCCCTCACCGGGTGGGCCGACGCCGACGCCAAGAATCAGCCGATCGAGTCCGTCTTCCGGATCATCAACGAGGTGACCCGGCTGCCGGTCCGCCAGCCCGTCCAGGGCGTGATCGAGCTGGGTGGGACCCACGAGCTCGCCCGCCTGACGCTCCTGGTCGCCAGGGACGGCACGGAGGTCGCCATCGACGACAGCGCCGCGCCGATCCGCGGCGTCGCGGGCGTGCTGGACGGGGTCGTCCTGATCTTCCGCGACATCTCCTCGCGCCGGCTCGTCGAGAAGGGGCTCGAGGATGCCAGGCTCCAGGGCGAGGTCGTCATCTCCGCCGTGCAGGTCTCCGTCGTCGTCCTCGGCAGCGACCTCCGCATCAGGTCGGCCAATTGGGCGTTCTACGACACCTTCAGCGCCTCGCCCGAGCAGACCGTCGGCCGCACGATGTTCGAGTTCGGCGACCCCATGAAGCGTGCCGAAGGGTTGCGCGCCACCCTGAGAGAGATCCTCCAGGGGGCGGCGGAAATCGGCGAGACCCCGGTCGAGCGCGACTTCGAGGCGCACGGCGGCGGGGTCATGCACCTGAAGGCTCGCGGGCTCCTTCGCGGTCATGGCGAGGAGCAGGTCATCCTTCTGACCATCGAGGATGTCACCGACCGCAGGCAGATGCAGGCCTCCCTCGAGGCATCCGAGATGCGGTTCCGGCGGCTCTTCGAGGCCGCCCAGGACGGCATCCTCATCCTCGACTCCCGCACCGGTGTCATCACCGACGCCAACCCGTTCCTGCTCGACCTGCTCGGCTATTCCGGCGACGACCTCGTTGGCAAGCGGCTCTGGGAGATCGGCCTGCTCGGCGACGTCGAGGCCAGCAAGGCCTCATTCCTCGAGCTCCAGGAGAAGGGCTACGTCCGCTACGACGACATCCCCCTGGCCACCCGCGACGGCCGAGCGGTCGAGGTCGAGGTCGTCAGCAACGTCTACAGGGTCGGAGCCCTGGAGATCATCCAGTGCACCATCCGCGACATCACCGCGCGCAAGCGGGCCGACGACCTCCTGAGACGGGCCAAGGACGAGGCCGAGGAGGCCGGACGGGCCAAGGACCGCTTCCTCGCCATCCTCAGCCACGAGCTGCGCACCCCGCTGACCCCCGTGCTGGCCACCATCGTCCACCTCGAAGGCAGGCCCGGGCTGCCCGACGACCTGCGCGAGGACATGGCCTCCATCCGCCGCAACGTCGAGCTGGAGGCCCGCCTCATTGACGACCTGCTCGACCTGACCCGGATCGCCCAGGGCAAGCTCATCCTGCATCCCGAGATCGTCGACTGCCACGCGACCCTGCGCGCCGCGCTGGCCGTCTGCCAGGTCCAGGTCGACGCCAAGAAGCTGGAGGTCACCCTCGCCCTGCACGCCGAGAACCATCGCGCCTGGGGCGACCCGACCCGACTGCGGCAGGTCTTCTGGAACCTGATCCAGAACGCCACCAAGTTCACCCCCGCCAGGGGCCGCCTCCGCCTGTCCACCTCGGACCTGGGCGACGGCCGCCTCGCCATCGAGGTCGAGGACAACGGGGCCGGCATCGAGGCGGAGGCCCTCGGGCGGATCTTCGAGGCCTTCGAGCAGGCGGACGGCGACGTGGCGAGGCGCTACGGCGGCCTCGGCCTCGGCCTGGCCATCGCCAAGCAACTGGTCGACCTCCACGGCGGGATCCTGGTCGCCTCCAGCCCCGGCCGCGACCGGGGCTCGGTCTTCCGCGTGGAACTGGAGACGGTCAATGACTCGCACGAGGTCGAGTCGCAGGCCGACGAAGCGCACGCCGCCGTCGGCGGCCCCATCGCGTCGTGCCCCTCCGACACGCCCCTGAACCTGCTGCTCGTCGAGGACAACAGGGACACCAGGCACGCCATCGCCCGGCTGCTCAGGAGCTCCGGCTTCGCGGTGAGGACCGCCTCCGGCGTGGTCTCCGCCCTCGCGGCGATGGCCGTCGAGGAGTTCGACCTGCTCATCAGCGACATCGGCCTGACCGACGGCAGCGGCCTGGACGTCATGCGCCACGGCCGGGACCGATTCGGCCTCAGAGGCATCGCCTTCAGCGGCTACGCCTCCGATATGGACGAGCGCGAGAGCAAGGAGGCGGGCTTCATCCACCACCTGGCCAAGCCCGCCTCCCTCGGCCTGCTCATCGACCTCATCCGCCTGAGCGTCCCCCCCAGACCCGCCCTCGACGGCCATCCCTGA